The Panicum virgatum strain AP13 chromosome 5K, P.virgatum_v5, whole genome shotgun sequence genome has a window encoding:
- the LOC120705811 gene encoding serine/threonine protein phosphatase 2A 57 kDa regulatory subunit B' kappa isoform-like, translated as MWKQFIGKLSWKAMKSSSGGGGGAGSPLAKMPPPLPLPRENGAAGKPSASPPPPLAGAGAEVRSREEAFIQKVNICCAVYDFSDRGKDSPEKERKRQMLMSLVDCIGAAEEPLTETMIAACVRMFAANLFRVFPPKVRSGTTASETEEDEPFFDPSWYHLQVVYEFLLRFVTSPLVDAKVARKYVDNSFFSKLLDLFDSDDPRERDCLKTILHRIYGKFMGNRPFIRKAVSNIFYRFVFETDHHNGIAELLEVFGSVISGFAKPLKEEHKLFLWKALIPLHKPKSVGVYLPQLTYCITQFIEKEPKLAGTVIRGLLKYWPVTNSQKEMMFLGELEEVLELTDMAEFQKCMVPLFRRIASCLNSSHFQVAERALFLWNNEHLFDMISQNRQVILPIIYPALERNTRWHWNQSVLNVTMNVRKMFHDLDERLLLTCQNNFEEEEEKRVATEERRRLMWEQLERSAARGYHQPVIVADVSFPPPPSSARLVAPTVT; from the exons ATGTGGAAGCAATTTATTGGCAAGCTCTCGTGGAAGGCGATGAAATCCAGCtctggcggtggcgggggcgcgGGTTCGCCGCTTGCGaagatgccgccgccgctgccgctgccgcgggAGAATGGGGCCGCGGGGAAGCCCAGCGCCTCGCCTCCGCCCCCCTTGGCGGGCGCCGGGGCCGAGGTGAGGTCCAGGGAGGAGGCCTTCATCCAGAAGGTGAACATTTGCTGCGCGGTGTACGACTTCTCCGACCGGGGCAAGGACTCGCCGGAGAAGGAGCGCAAGCGGCAGATGCTCATGTCCCTGGTCGACTGCATTGGCGCCGCCGAGGAGCCCCTCACGGAGACGATGATTGCGGCGTGCGTGCGCATGTTCGCCGCCAACCTCTTCAGGGTCTTCCCGCCCAAGGTGCGGTCGGGCACCACGGCTTCAGAgaccgaggaggacgagccgttcTTCGATCCGTCCTGGTACCACCTGCAAGTCGTGTATGAGTTTCTCCTTCGTTTTGTGACCTCGCCGCTTGTCGATGCCAAGGTAGCTAGGAAGTATGTCGACAATTCTTTCTTCTCGAAGCTGCTCGATCTGTTTGATTCTGATGACCCGAGAGAGAGGGACTGCTTGAAGACGATATTGCATAGGATTTATGGCAAGTTCATGGGAAACCGCCCATTCATCCGTAAGGCTGTGAGCAATATCTTTTATAGGTTTGTGTTCGAGACTGATCATCACAATGGGATCGCCGAGCTGTTGGAGGTCTTTGGCAGTGTAATAAGTGGGTTTGCAAAGCCATTGAAGGAGGAACATAAGTTGTTCTTATGGAAAGCATTGATTCCGCTTCATAAGCCGAAATCAGTGGGAGTTTATCTGCCGCAGCTGACGTATTGCATCACACAGTTTATTGAGAAGGAACCAAAGCTTGCCGGGACTGTGATTAGAGGCCTGTTGAAGTATTGGCCGGTTACGAATAGTCAGAAGGAAATGATGTTCTTGGGCGAGttggaggaggtgctggagttGACTGATATGGCTGAATTTCAGAAGTGCATGGTTCCCTTATTCCGGAGGATTGCGAGTTGCCTGAATAGCTCTCATTTTCAG GTTGCTGAGAGAGCTTTGTTCCTATGGAACAATGAGCACCTGTTCGATATGATCTCCCAAAATCGTCAAGTGATCCTGCCGATAATATATCCAGCTCTGGAGCGGAACACCCGTTGGCACTGGAACCAATCGGTCCTCAATGTAACAATGAACGTGCGGAAAATGTTCCATGACTTGGACGAGAGGTTGCTCCTAACTTGTCAGAACAattttgaagaggaagaagagaagcgaGTCGCAACCGAGGAGCGGCGGAGGCTCATGTGGGAGCAGCTGGAGCGGAGCGCCGCGCGTGGGTACCACCAGCCGGTGATTGTCGCGGACGTTAGCTTTCCGCCGCCTCCTTCATCAGCTCGTCTGGTAGCCCCAACTGTGACATGA
- the LOC120705810 gene encoding auxin-responsive protein IAA1-like, producing the protein MSVETERSSTESSAASGLDFEDTALALTLRLPGSASSSSSSSAFPDPDRKRASSDADADRSSPLAAASSDAPPAPKARVVGWPPVRSYRKNALADVAGSSKAKQAAKFVKVAVDGAPYLRKVDLEAYAGYDQLLRALQDKFFSHFTIRKFADDERKLVDAVNGTEYVPTYEDKDGDWMLVGDVPWKMFVETCQRLRLMQSSEAVNLAPRAAR; encoded by the exons atgtCGGTGGAGACGGAGCGGAGCTCCACCGagtcctccgccgcctcgggcCTCGACTTCGAGGACACCGCGCTCGCGCTCACCCTCCGCCTCCCGGGCTCcgcgtcctcgtcctcgtcctcctccgccttcCCCGACCCCGACCGCAAGCGCGCCTcctccgacgccgacgccgaccgctcctccccgctcgccgccgcgtcctccgaTGCTCCCCCGGCACCCAA GGCGCGGGTGGTGGGGTGGCCGCCGGTGAGGTCGTACCGCAAGAACGCGCTCGCCGACGTCGCGGGCTCCAGCAAGGCTAAGCAGGCCGCCAAGTTCGTCAAGGTGGCCGTCGACGGCGCGCCCTACCTGCGGAAGGTGGACCTCGAGGCCTACGCAGGCTACGACCAGCTCCTCCGCGCGCTCCAGGACAAGTTCTTCTCCCATTTCACCATCC GAAAGTTCGCCGACGACGAGAGGAAGCTGGTGGACGCGGTGAACGGGACGGAGTACGTGCCCACGTACGAGGACAAGGACGGTGACTGGATGCTCGTCGGCGACGTCCCCTGGAA GATGTTTGTGGAAACCTGCCAGCGCCTTCGTCTGATGCAAAGTTCAGAGGCTGTTAACTTAG CACCAAGAGCCGCCCGATGA